Proteins from one Amycolatopsis benzoatilytica AK 16/65 genomic window:
- a CDS encoding phosphatase PAP2 family protein has protein sequence MPWNLALFWEINHLAARTGWAHPVMAAFALWGGPVLLVLLLTLAWWTRRGRADAARALAAAVLTGVAALVSLGFNQLFAALHTEVRPFIALRGVTVLLGHSADNSFPSDHAALGAALAAGILVFARGWGAIACAVAVFLAFARVYAGMHYPLDVLAGLAIGAAAALLLVPTLSGPLGRAVQRWTPDAVRPLAGIEGRGPGGSAG, from the coding sequence GTGCCGTGGAATCTCGCTCTGTTCTGGGAAATCAACCACCTTGCCGCCCGCACCGGGTGGGCGCATCCGGTCATGGCTGCGTTCGCGTTGTGGGGCGGACCGGTTCTCCTCGTGCTGCTCTTGACGCTGGCGTGGTGGACGCGGCGGGGCCGGGCGGACGCCGCACGTGCCCTCGCAGCGGCTGTGCTGACCGGTGTCGCCGCCCTCGTATCGCTGGGCTTCAATCAGCTCTTCGCCGCGCTGCATACGGAAGTTCGCCCGTTCATCGCTCTGCGCGGGGTCACCGTCCTGCTCGGTCACTCGGCGGACAATTCTTTTCCCAGCGATCACGCCGCGCTGGGGGCGGCGCTGGCGGCGGGCATTCTCGTCTTCGCGCGTGGCTGGGGTGCGATCGCGTGCGCGGTCGCCGTCTTCCTCGCCTTCGCCCGGGTTTACGCCGGGATGCACTATCCGCTCGACGTTCTGGCCGGGTTGGCCATCGGCGCCGCGGCCGCGCTGCTCCTGGTCCCGACGCTTTCCGGGCCGCTGGGGCGTGCAGTGCAGCGGTGGACGCCCGATGCGGTGCGCCCTCTTGCCGGCATCGAGGGGCGCGGCCCCGGCGGCTCGGCCGGCTGA
- a CDS encoding FAD:protein FMN transferase, with the protein MGSTAHLLVHGPAADEQVESGRERISELERRWSRFREDSEIGRLNAAAGTPVTVSADTLVLVARAVTGWRRTGGLFDPTVHAAMLANGYDRDFALLPSRNSPSHRPVRNDLPAPGCAGIAVDLTSSRVLLPAGTAIDPGGIGKGLAADLVSAELRRDGAAGALVNIGGDLRARGQASGDEGWVISAADPFSEETELLRIALGEGAVATSTTLHRRWTSAGQQVHHVIDPRSGRPAVTALVSATVVARSAWWAEVLTKAVLLAGATSAAPSPAEVAAVSADGRRLVTAGLRRALR; encoded by the coding sequence ATGGGCAGCACCGCGCACCTGCTCGTCCACGGTCCCGCCGCGGACGAGCAGGTCGAGTCCGGCCGCGAGCGGATCAGCGAGCTGGAGCGCAGGTGGAGCCGGTTCCGGGAGGACAGCGAGATCGGCCGCCTCAACGCAGCCGCTGGCACGCCCGTCACGGTCTCCGCGGACACGCTCGTTCTGGTCGCGCGGGCAGTGACCGGGTGGCGGCGCACGGGCGGGTTGTTCGACCCGACCGTGCACGCCGCCATGCTCGCGAACGGTTACGACCGCGATTTCGCCCTTCTGCCGTCCCGGAACTCGCCATCGCATCGGCCGGTGCGGAACGACCTGCCGGCACCGGGATGCGCCGGCATCGCTGTCGATTTAACGTCCTCCCGCGTGCTGCTCCCGGCCGGCACCGCGATCGATCCGGGCGGGATCGGCAAGGGGCTGGCCGCAGACCTGGTCTCGGCTGAGCTGCGGCGCGACGGCGCCGCGGGCGCGCTGGTCAACATCGGCGGTGACCTGCGGGCGCGCGGCCAAGCCAGCGGGGACGAGGGCTGGGTGATCTCCGCGGCCGATCCCTTCTCCGAGGAGACCGAGCTGCTGCGGATCGCGCTCGGCGAAGGGGCGGTGGCGACCAGCACCACCCTGCACCGCCGCTGGACCTCGGCAGGGCAGCAGGTGCACCACGTCATCGACCCGCGATCGGGGCGGCCCGCGGTCACCGCGCTGGTTTCGGCCACCGTCGTGGCACGTTCCGCTTGGTGGGCAGAGGTTCTCACCAAGGCCGTCCTGCTCGCCGGCGCCACTTCTGCCGCGCCTTCTCCCGCGGAGGTCGCGGCGGTGAGCGCGGACGGGCGACGCCTCGTGACCGCGGGCCTGCGGCGGGCACTGCGATGA
- a CDS encoding sensor histidine kinase translates to MTRRLLLSYLTITVLVLAVLVLPLGLTFANHESDVLLTGIERDAHAVASLVEDNLEAGTAPRIGALLEQYRGTGGRIVVTDPKGVGVADSDAVTGSPEDFSTRPEIAAALSGKRAEGVRWSQTLGHNLMYVALPVTSAGVVHGAVRISYPTTELDARVRRNWLNLGALSAVVLAAVTVIGFVLARGVTRPVRSLRAVAGQLSQGRLRARADLRVGAPELRSLAATVNTMADRLQHLVESQRLFVADASHQLRTPLTALRLRLENLDPHLPPGERPKLDAAIRETVRLGRLVDSLLALASADAATEPIAADAADVAAGRVEVWRPVALDQHVQLELRAEACPPALVVPGSLEQILDNLLSNAIAATAPGTAVTVHIGPAGSDAVEVRVSDHGPGLSEEQRRRAFEPFWRAQGATPGSGFGLGLAIVRRLADASGGSVTLAGGPDGTGLQAIVRLPIRPGTRSREALPPANPGQAGSCPDGP, encoded by the coding sequence ATGACCCGCCGGCTGCTGCTGTCGTATCTGACCATCACCGTTCTGGTTCTGGCCGTTCTGGTGCTGCCACTGGGGTTGACCTTCGCCAACCACGAGAGCGACGTGCTGCTGACCGGCATCGAGCGCGACGCGCACGCGGTCGCCTCGCTGGTGGAGGACAACCTCGAAGCGGGAACGGCACCGCGCATCGGCGCGCTGCTGGAGCAGTATCGCGGTACCGGCGGCCGGATCGTCGTGACGGACCCCAAGGGCGTTGGCGTCGCCGACTCCGACGCCGTCACCGGATCACCGGAGGACTTCTCCACCCGGCCGGAAATCGCCGCCGCCTTGTCCGGCAAGCGAGCCGAGGGCGTCCGCTGGTCCCAGACGTTGGGGCACAACCTGATGTACGTCGCCCTTCCGGTGACCTCCGCCGGGGTGGTGCACGGTGCGGTCCGGATCAGCTATCCCACCACCGAACTGGACGCTCGGGTCCGGCGGAACTGGCTGAACCTGGGCGCGCTGTCCGCGGTGGTGCTGGCGGCGGTCACGGTGATCGGGTTCGTGCTCGCCAGGGGAGTGACCCGGCCGGTGCGCAGCTTGCGCGCGGTGGCCGGGCAGCTCAGCCAGGGCCGGCTGCGGGCCCGCGCGGACCTCCGGGTGGGGGCGCCGGAGCTGCGGTCGCTGGCGGCCACCGTCAACACGATGGCCGACCGGTTGCAGCATCTGGTGGAGTCTCAGCGGCTCTTCGTCGCCGACGCCTCGCACCAGCTGCGCACCCCGTTGACCGCCTTGCGGCTGCGCCTGGAAAACCTCGACCCGCACCTCCCTCCCGGCGAACGACCGAAACTGGACGCGGCGATCCGGGAAACCGTCCGGCTGGGACGGCTGGTCGATTCGCTGCTGGCACTGGCAAGTGCCGACGCCGCGACGGAACCGATCGCGGCCGACGCCGCCGACGTGGCCGCCGGCCGGGTCGAGGTCTGGCGCCCGGTCGCCCTCGACCAGCACGTGCAGCTGGAATTGCGAGCTGAGGCGTGCCCGCCGGCACTGGTGGTGCCCGGTTCGCTGGAACAGATCCTGGACAATCTGCTGTCCAATGCCATCGCCGCCACCGCGCCGGGCACCGCCGTGACCGTCCACATCGGACCTGCCGGCTCGGATGCCGTCGAGGTGCGGGTCAGCGATCACGGGCCGGGGCTGAGCGAGGAGCAGCGCCGGCGCGCGTTCGAACCGTTCTGGCGAGCCCAGGGCGCCACCCCCGGCAGCGGGTTCGGCCTGGGACTGGCGATCGTGCGGCGCCTCGCCGACGCTTCTGGCGGCTCGGTCACGTTGGCCGGCGGTCCGGACGGGACGGGCTTGCAGGCCATCGTGCGTCTCCCGATTCGGCCGGGGACGCGCTCGCGCGAAGCTTTGCCTCCGGCTAACCCTGGACAGGCTGGCAGCTGTCCCGACGGCCCCTAG
- a CDS encoding heavy metal translocating P-type ATPase, whose protein sequence is MVINADGAETQGAETGLRRLRRWAEPGMVAVTLGALAAGGVAWLAGATIAADICWAVGTVVAVVPALWWVIAALRQRRAGVDLIAVLALGGTLAVQEYLAGALIAVMLATGHALDSAAERRASRDLRALLAHAPRSARRQVGDTVTVIPLAEVAVDDLLVVAPGEVVPTDGVLQDLVAVLDESVLTGEPLQVERAAGETVRSGVVNAGSAFRLRAAATAADSTYAGIVRLAQQTSAENAPVVRLADRYAAWFLPLSLAVAGLAWLVSGSAIRAVAVLVVATPCPLLLAAPVAIVSGLSRASRLGVIIRGGGALELLGRARTLVMDKTGTLTAGQPSVVEVAAAPGWQAEEVLRLAASVDQVSPHVLAEAITNHARAQESYLALPQDVVEEPGRGVTATVEGLRVAVGKLTAPPEGAGWAGAVLSRARLDGAAVAWLTVDGEVAGAILLRDPLRRDAPRTLRRLRAAGLRRLIMLTGDRAEPAREIGTVLGLDDVHAEQSPADKVASVRDERDRDVTVMVGDGVNDAPALAAADVGVAMGARGATASSEAADIVLTTDHLDRLADAMDIARRARRIAVQSAGAGMALSLLAMAAAAFGWLPPAVGALLQEGIDVAVILNALRALRTAPAGGVSLAPETERMLQRFAAEHDDLRGTLPRLRDAANRLAAGPTPETVTELRAVHTFLTDELLPHERAEETQLYPALAAPLGSAEATATMSRTHAEIERLARRLGDHLDAAGTTGNIRPDQVEDVLSCLYGLFTVLSLHFVQEEENYFVLAGDPAEPGQRKH, encoded by the coding sequence ATGGTGATCAACGCCGACGGCGCAGAAACGCAGGGTGCCGAAACCGGCCTGCGGAGGCTGCGGCGGTGGGCCGAACCGGGGATGGTGGCCGTCACGCTCGGCGCGCTCGCCGCCGGCGGGGTGGCGTGGCTGGCCGGCGCGACGATCGCTGCCGACATCTGCTGGGCGGTGGGCACCGTCGTCGCCGTAGTGCCGGCGCTGTGGTGGGTGATCGCGGCACTGCGCCAGCGACGGGCCGGTGTCGATCTCATCGCGGTGCTCGCGCTGGGCGGCACGCTGGCGGTGCAGGAGTACCTCGCGGGCGCGTTGATCGCGGTCATGCTCGCCACGGGACACGCGCTGGACTCCGCCGCCGAACGCCGCGCCTCGCGCGACCTTCGGGCCCTGCTCGCACACGCGCCCCGTTCGGCCCGACGGCAGGTCGGCGACACCGTCACGGTGATCCCTCTGGCCGAGGTAGCCGTCGATGACCTGCTCGTAGTCGCGCCCGGCGAAGTGGTGCCCACCGACGGGGTGCTCCAGGACCTCGTCGCCGTGCTGGACGAGTCGGTGCTGACCGGGGAGCCGCTGCAGGTGGAACGCGCCGCCGGCGAGACGGTCCGCAGCGGCGTGGTCAACGCGGGCTCCGCTTTCCGGCTGCGTGCCGCGGCCACGGCCGCCGACAGCACCTATGCCGGCATCGTGCGGCTGGCCCAGCAGACGAGCGCGGAGAACGCGCCGGTGGTCAGGCTGGCCGACCGGTACGCCGCATGGTTCCTGCCGCTGTCGCTGGCTGTGGCCGGATTGGCGTGGCTGGTCAGCGGTTCGGCGATCCGGGCGGTCGCAGTGCTGGTCGTGGCCACCCCGTGCCCGCTGCTGCTGGCCGCGCCGGTGGCGATCGTGTCCGGCCTGTCGCGTGCCTCCCGGCTCGGCGTGATCATCCGCGGCGGCGGAGCGCTGGAGCTGCTGGGGCGCGCCCGCACGCTGGTGATGGACAAGACCGGCACTCTGACCGCGGGCCAGCCTTCGGTCGTGGAAGTCGCCGCCGCGCCGGGTTGGCAGGCCGAGGAGGTGCTGCGGCTGGCCGCATCGGTGGACCAGGTGTCGCCGCACGTGCTGGCCGAGGCCATCACCAACCACGCCCGCGCCCAGGAGTCGTACCTCGCGCTGCCGCAGGACGTCGTCGAGGAGCCGGGCCGGGGCGTGACCGCCACGGTCGAGGGATTGCGGGTGGCGGTCGGCAAACTGACCGCGCCGCCGGAGGGGGCCGGCTGGGCGGGAGCCGTGCTCAGCCGGGCGCGGCTGGACGGGGCGGCGGTGGCCTGGCTGACCGTGGACGGCGAGGTGGCGGGGGCGATTCTGCTGCGCGACCCGCTGCGCCGGGACGCGCCGCGCACCTTGCGACGCTTGCGGGCAGCTGGTCTGCGCCGGCTGATCATGCTCACCGGCGACCGGGCGGAACCAGCCCGCGAGATCGGCACCGTGCTCGGCCTGGACGACGTGCATGCCGAGCAGTCCCCAGCGGACAAGGTCGCTTCGGTGCGCGACGAACGCGACCGGGACGTCACGGTCATGGTGGGCGACGGCGTCAACGACGCCCCCGCGCTCGCCGCCGCCGACGTGGGCGTGGCCATGGGCGCGCGCGGCGCCACCGCCTCCTCGGAGGCCGCGGACATCGTGCTGACCACCGACCACCTGGACCGGCTCGCGGACGCGATGGACATCGCGCGGCGGGCCCGGCGCATCGCCGTGCAGAGCGCTGGCGCCGGCATGGCGCTGTCGCTGCTCGCGATGGCGGCGGCCGCCTTCGGTTGGCTGCCCCCGGCGGTGGGAGCGCTGTTGCAGGAGGGGATCGACGTAGCGGTCATCCTCAACGCGTTGCGCGCCTTGCGCACCGCACCCGCCGGAGGGGTGTCGCTGGCCCCGGAAACCGAACGGATGTTGCAGCGCTTCGCAGCCGAACACGACGACCTGCGCGGCACGCTGCCGCGGCTGCGGGACGCGGCCAACCGGCTCGCGGCCGGTCCCACCCCCGAGACAGTGACCGAGCTGCGCGCGGTGCACACCTTCCTGACCGACGAGCTGCTGCCACACGAGCGGGCCGAGGAAACTCAGCTTTACCCGGCGCTGGCCGCTCCGCTGGGCAGCGCGGAGGCCACCGCGACCATGAGCCGCACCCACGCCGAGATCGAACGGCTGGCCCGTCGTCTCGGCGACCACCTCGACGCGGCCGGCACGACCGGCAATATCCGCCCCGATCAGGTCGAGGACGTGCTGTCCTGCCTGTACGGGCTGTTCACCGTGTTGAGCCTGCACTTCGTGCAGGAGGAGGAGAACTACTTCGTGCTCGCCGGCGACCCCGCCGAGCCGGGGCAGCGAAAGCACTGA
- the cei gene encoding envelope integrity protein Cei: MQALAPRRTPTPYRRRKPLAGIVVLSVLAITSVMVWTTTLQRASDATALTACPPPAAGTAPPASTALAYHALDNVAPAPAAESRVTVLNGSGQRGSAALVAGELARLGFPPASPPADDPAHPEGDLRCLGQIRFGPAGTSAARTLSLVVPCAQLVRDSRAGSTIDLALGTDFSTVIPTPEARRALDLLATAPTGVPTDGATPPGLTPALLNGARPGQC, encoded by the coding sequence ATGCAGGCATTGGCACCGCGCCGCACCCCGACGCCTTACCGGCGGCGAAAGCCGCTCGCCGGAATCGTCGTGCTGAGCGTCCTCGCGATCACCTCGGTAATGGTCTGGACCACGACGCTGCAACGCGCGTCCGATGCTACCGCGCTGACCGCGTGCCCGCCCCCGGCTGCGGGCACGGCACCGCCCGCGTCCACGGCGCTGGCCTACCACGCGCTGGACAACGTCGCTCCCGCGCCGGCCGCCGAAAGTCGCGTGACCGTGCTGAACGGCAGCGGCCAGCGCGGGAGCGCCGCACTTGTCGCCGGCGAGCTGGCCCGGCTGGGATTTCCGCCGGCGTCGCCGCCGGCTGACGACCCTGCGCATCCCGAGGGCGACCTGCGGTGCTTGGGCCAGATTCGCTTCGGCCCCGCGGGCACTTCGGCCGCGAGAACGCTCAGCCTGGTCGTGCCGTGCGCGCAACTCGTGCGCGATTCCCGGGCCGGCAGCACCATCGATCTCGCCTTGGGCACCGATTTCAGCACCGTGATCCCGACTCCCGAGGCCAGGCGAGCGCTCGACTTGCTGGCGACAGCGCCGACCGGCGTCCCGACCGACGGCGCCACACCGCCCGGCCTGACTCCGGCGCTGCTGAACGGCGCTCGCCCGGGCCAGTGCTGA
- a CDS encoding M48 family metalloprotease, with protein sequence MRVDVYLALFLPVLAARGVPMAGRRLAPPAAVRLLCGVAVAVGAGTLWGLVMVAGAGLSHLGEVLEHSPLSAAQLRRLDPVPRIAGTVAAVLLVVIAVRVARVVYQRARLRKLMRGVVAGARGELVVFADPSPHAYAVSPGRGRPGRIVVSDGMLQALGPDERRVLLAHERAHLVHQHHRYQAVAAVAAAVNPVLVCLRGQIAFQLERWADEDAATAVASRELAARSLARAALATVGSGAALAFSDRGVRGRVSALRRAPTVTRPLSLLPTLVVLGGGLAVLADATIAFLRVADALLG encoded by the coding sequence GTGAGAGTCGACGTGTACCTGGCCTTGTTTCTCCCGGTGCTGGCGGCGCGAGGCGTGCCGATGGCCGGCCGGCGTCTGGCACCGCCCGCGGCGGTGCGCCTTCTGTGCGGGGTAGCCGTCGCGGTTGGCGCCGGGACGTTGTGGGGGCTGGTGATGGTCGCCGGTGCGGGATTGAGCCATCTCGGAGAAGTTCTGGAGCACTCGCCGCTCTCCGCGGCCCAGTTGCGCAGACTGGACCCGGTGCCGCGGATCGCCGGCACGGTCGCGGCAGTCCTGCTCGTGGTGATCGCGGTGCGGGTGGCACGTGTGGTGTACCAGCGCGCACGGCTGCGGAAGTTGATGCGCGGCGTCGTCGCCGGCGCGCGCGGCGAGCTGGTGGTGTTCGCGGACCCGAGCCCGCACGCCTACGCGGTGTCGCCTGGTCGCGGCCGCCCTGGCCGGATCGTGGTTTCCGACGGCATGCTGCAGGCGCTCGGACCCGACGAGCGCCGGGTGCTGCTGGCCCACGAACGCGCGCACCTCGTGCACCAGCACCACCGCTACCAAGCTGTCGCAGCCGTCGCGGCCGCGGTCAATCCGGTGCTGGTCTGCCTCCGCGGCCAAATCGCGTTTCAGCTCGAACGCTGGGCCGACGAGGACGCCGCTACCGCGGTAGCCAGCCGTGAGCTCGCGGCGAGGTCGCTGGCCCGGGCGGCGCTTGCCACCGTCGGTTCCGGTGCGGCGCTCGCGTTCAGCGACCGGGGAGTCCGCGGCCGCGTATCCGCGCTGCGACGCGCTCCCACCGTGACGCGGCCGCTGTCGCTCCTGCCCACGCTCGTGGTGCTTGGCGGCGGTCTCGCGGTGCTGGCCGACGCCACGATCGCGTTCCTGCGGGTCGCTGACGCCTTGCTCGGCTGA
- a CDS encoding 2Fe-2S iron-sulfur cluster-binding protein has translation MSGVQFWWFTARAGGIVAWTLLTATVVWGLLLRTRLLPRTPPRPLLELHRFLAGLAVAFTALHLVGLLLDDYVRFDVVDLLVPFAAGWRPVPVAFGVLSLYLLIAIVVTSVLMRRLGRTWWHRVHLVAYLLFWSATAHLLTAGTDAGNSGLRLVVVAAIAVVLFLTLLRVFSPSPAPGPSAAAFHPLRVVHVRRETPTVVSVLFAVPHRLAKAYRYQPGQHVTVRAGIDGSVVRRPYSVCTDHDEAGLRIAVKHVPGGRMSTWVHTRLRPGTVLDVMTPTGVFATRPDPTRARHVLAVAAGSGITPVISIISGVLAGEPRSRCTLVYGNRSAAEALFADRLARLERRYPHRLRIIHLLSREHPVAPARHGRISADRLATVLAAREHAPVDDVYLCGPAPMTTEIRAALLAGGLDAGSVHVEHFTGKPATAGRDASAPPRNQDITIVHKGESRRVLAGSGETVLDAGLRAGLDLPYSCRAGVCGTCRAVNAGEDNGIGSQPQLVLACQTHPRPGAVIDFDTAIKEQPAAS, from the coding sequence ATGAGCGGCGTCCAGTTTTGGTGGTTCACCGCGCGCGCTGGCGGCATCGTCGCCTGGACGTTGCTGACCGCCACCGTGGTGTGGGGGCTGCTGCTGCGGACTCGTCTCCTGCCCCGGACGCCGCCGCGACCGTTGCTGGAGCTACACCGGTTCCTCGCCGGCCTCGCGGTCGCCTTCACCGCGCTGCACCTCGTCGGTCTGCTGCTGGACGACTACGTACGGTTCGACGTCGTCGATCTGCTGGTGCCTTTCGCGGCCGGATGGCGTCCGGTCCCGGTCGCGTTCGGGGTGCTGTCGCTCTACCTGCTGATCGCGATCGTCGTGACCTCAGTGCTGATGCGCAGGTTGGGCAGAACGTGGTGGCATCGCGTGCATCTCGTCGCCTACCTCTTGTTCTGGTCGGCCACCGCACATCTGCTCACCGCGGGCACGGATGCCGGCAACTCCGGGCTGCGACTGGTCGTCGTGGCTGCGATCGCGGTGGTCCTGTTCCTCACTCTGCTGCGGGTGTTCTCCCCGAGCCCCGCACCGGGCCCGTCGGCCGCGGCGTTTCACCCGCTGCGCGTCGTGCACGTCCGGCGGGAGACGCCTACCGTGGTCTCGGTCCTGTTCGCGGTGCCGCATCGGCTGGCCAAGGCCTACCGATACCAGCCGGGGCAACACGTCACGGTACGAGCGGGGATCGACGGCTCCGTCGTCCGCCGGCCGTACTCGGTCTGCACCGATCACGACGAGGCAGGGTTGCGGATCGCGGTCAAGCACGTCCCAGGCGGGCGGATGTCGACCTGGGTGCACACCCGGCTCCGCCCGGGCACCGTGCTCGACGTGATGACCCCGACCGGCGTGTTCGCCACCCGGCCGGATCCCACCCGCGCCCGACACGTCCTCGCCGTCGCCGCCGGCAGCGGCATCACCCCCGTGATCAGCATCATCTCCGGCGTGCTGGCCGGCGAACCACGCAGCCGCTGCACCCTGGTCTACGGCAACCGCTCCGCCGCGGAGGCCCTATTCGCCGACCGGCTTGCCCGCCTCGAACGCCGATACCCCCACCGGCTACGGATCATCCACCTGCTCAGCCGAGAACATCCGGTCGCGCCGGCCCGCCACGGCCGCATCAGCGCGGACCGCCTCGCAACGGTGCTCGCCGCTCGCGAGCACGCTCCGGTCGACGACGTTTACCTGTGCGGCCCGGCGCCGATGACCACCGAGATCCGAGCGGCCCTGCTCGCCGGAGGACTCGACGCGGGCAGTGTCCACGTTGAACACTTCACCGGCAAGCCGGCGACCGCGGGCAGAGACGCCAGTGCGCCACCGCGGAACCAGGACATCACGATCGTCCACAAAGGAGAATCGCGCAGGGTGCTCGCTGGTTCCGGCGAAACCGTTCTCGACGCCGGACTGCGCGCGGGCCTGGACCTGCCGTACTCCTGTCGAGCAGGCGTGTGCGGCACCTGCCGTGCGGTCAATGCGGGCGAGGACAACGGAATCGGCTCGCAGCCGCAGCTCGTCCTGGCCTGTCAAACGCATCCCCGCCCTGGCGCGGTGATCGATTTCGACACCGCGATCAAGGAGCAACCAGCCGCCTCTTAG
- a CDS encoding rhodanese-like domain-containing protein translates to MVQEVDVRHLAAAHRGGALVVDVREPGEYLSGHVPGARLLPLSTLPGRAAELPRDEPVYVICASGNRSRTAASWLASAGYDARSVNGGTSAWIALGRPVVVGPRENAA, encoded by the coding sequence ATGGTTCAGGAAGTGGATGTGCGGCACCTGGCCGCGGCGCACCGTGGCGGCGCGCTGGTCGTGGATGTTCGCGAGCCCGGCGAGTACCTGAGCGGGCATGTGCCCGGCGCTCGGCTGCTGCCGCTGTCGACTCTGCCCGGCCGGGCTGCCGAGCTTCCCCGCGACGAGCCGGTCTACGTCATCTGCGCGAGCGGAAACCGGAGCCGCACGGCGGCTTCTTGGCTCGCCTCGGCGGGTTACGACGCTCGCTCGGTCAATGGCGGCACCAGCGCGTGGATCGCCTTGGGGCGGCCGGTCGTCGTTGGCCCGCGCGAGAACGCGGCGTGA
- a CDS encoding VIT1/CCC1 transporter family protein → MNFFEMVNPHRETHRAAHAGWLRAAVLGANDGLVSTASLMVGIAASGAPAGGVVTAGLAGLAAGSMAMAAGEYVSVSSQVDVERADRAKEERELAEDPDAELEELTGIYQERGLPRPLAEQVAATLHEKDPLTTHLRDELGYSEATAARPLQAALASAASFLVGGLVPFLGLLGPTTAGRLWLIVAVALVGLAVAGVLGARVAGTKLLYPALRVVIGGGLAMLITALVGQLAHVAGL, encoded by the coding sequence ATGAACTTCTTCGAGATGGTCAACCCCCATCGCGAGACGCACCGAGCCGCACACGCCGGCTGGCTGCGGGCCGCGGTGCTCGGCGCCAACGACGGCCTCGTCTCCACCGCGAGCTTGATGGTCGGCATCGCCGCCAGTGGCGCCCCGGCCGGCGGGGTCGTCACCGCCGGGCTGGCCGGACTGGCCGCCGGCTCGATGGCCATGGCGGCCGGCGAGTACGTCTCGGTCAGCTCCCAGGTCGATGTCGAACGCGCCGACCGGGCCAAGGAAGAACGGGAGCTGGCCGAGGACCCCGATGCGGAGCTCGAGGAGCTCACCGGCATCTACCAGGAGCGCGGCCTTCCCCGCCCGCTGGCCGAGCAGGTCGCCGCCACCCTGCACGAGAAGGACCCGTTGACGACGCACCTGCGCGACGAGCTCGGCTACAGCGAGGCCACCGCGGCGCGTCCGCTGCAGGCTGCGCTCGCGTCCGCGGCCAGCTTCCTCGTCGGCGGGCTGGTCCCGTTCCTCGGGCTGCTGGGCCCCACCACGGCCGGGCGGCTGTGGCTGATCGTCGCCGTCGCCCTGGTGGGCCTGGCTGTCGCCGGCGTGCTCGGCGCCCGCGTCGCCGGTACCAAGCTGCTGTACCCGGCGCTCCGGGTGGTCATCGGCGGCGGGCTGGCCATGCTCATCACGGCACTGGTGGGCCAGCTCGCACACGTGGCCGGACTGTGA
- a CDS encoding response regulator transcription factor, producing the protein MARDRPAAARAAGRELVPEDAAGEPAVASVLVVEDDDSIADPLGEGLIYAGFEVRRARTGREALTEPEADLILLDLGLPDMDGGEVCRQLRSRSRAPIIVVTARGDELDRVLLLELGADDYVVKPFGFRELVARIRAVLRRARPAAPSPAQPIGPLVIDRSARRVHLSGRELELTAKEFDLLAYLAEEPGTVRRREQIISSVWDEHWWGSTKTLDVHIATLRKKLGDSRWITTLRGVGYRLNEPV; encoded by the coding sequence ATGGCGCGTGATCGGCCGGCCGCTGCGCGGGCGGCCGGCCGGGAACTCGTGCCGGAAGACGCGGCGGGAGAACCGGCGGTCGCCTCGGTGCTGGTGGTCGAGGACGACGACAGCATCGCCGATCCTCTCGGCGAAGGCCTGATCTATGCCGGATTCGAGGTCCGCCGCGCGCGCACCGGACGCGAGGCCCTGACCGAACCCGAGGCGGATCTGATCCTGCTGGATCTGGGACTGCCCGACATGGACGGCGGCGAGGTGTGCCGCCAGCTGCGGTCCCGGTCGAGGGCGCCGATCATCGTGGTGACCGCGCGCGGGGACGAACTGGACCGGGTGCTGCTGCTGGAGCTGGGTGCGGACGACTATGTCGTCAAGCCGTTCGGTTTTCGGGAGCTGGTCGCCCGGATCAGGGCGGTGCTGCGCCGCGCCCGCCCGGCCGCCCCGTCGCCCGCCCAGCCGATCGGGCCGCTGGTGATCGACCGGTCGGCCCGGCGGGTGCACCTGTCGGGCCGCGAACTGGAGCTGACCGCCAAGGAGTTCGACCTGCTGGCATACCTGGCCGAAGAGCCGGGCACGGTGCGCCGCCGGGAGCAGATCATCAGCAGCGTCTGGGACGAGCACTGGTGGGGGTCCACCAAGACACTGGACGTGCACATCGCGACGCTGCGCAAGAAGCTCGGCGACTCCCGGTGGATCACGACGCTGCGCGGCGTGGGCTACCGGTTGAACGAGCCGGTATGA
- a CDS encoding BlaI/MecI/CopY family transcriptional regulator, translated as MSGGEQSRARRAAGALESEVMAALWAAPTPLSGAAVHEAVGADLSYKTVLTVLTRLYEKGLAERTASGRGHVYSPRRAHADLTAQRMNVALREARDRGAALQKFVTTLEPEDAAALREMLADGDRRPGGRP; from the coding sequence ATGTCGGGCGGGGAACAGTCGCGGGCGCGGCGCGCGGCAGGCGCGTTGGAGTCGGAAGTGATGGCCGCGCTGTGGGCGGCGCCGACGCCTCTGTCCGGTGCGGCGGTCCATGAGGCGGTGGGGGCCGATCTGTCGTACAAGACGGTTCTGACCGTGCTGACCCGGTTGTACGAGAAGGGGCTGGCCGAGCGGACAGCGTCGGGGCGCGGCCATGTGTATTCGCCGCGGCGGGCGCACGCCGACCTCACGGCCCAGCGGATGAACGTCGCATTGCGCGAGGCCCGAGACCGGGGTGCGGCGCTGCAGAAGTTCGTCACCACCCTCGAACCCGAAGACGCGGCAGCGCTGCGCGAGATGCTCGCGGACGGGGATCGCCGACCGGGCGGTCGGCCGTGA